From the genome of Vicia villosa cultivar HV-30 ecotype Madison, WI linkage group LG2, Vvil1.0, whole genome shotgun sequence, one region includes:
- the LOC131649143 gene encoding uncharacterized protein LOC131649143: protein MKEVVRKEVIKLLEAGMIYPISDSAWVSPVHVVPKKGGMTVIRNDKNELIPTRTVTGWRMCIDYRRLNKATRKDHFPLPFMDQMLERLSGQNYYCFLDGYSGYNQIVVNPEDHEKTAFTCPFGIFAYRRMPFGLCNAPATFQWCMQAIFSDLIEKRIEVFMDDFSVFGKTFEICLNNLDVALGRCIETNLILNWEKCHFMVTEGIVLRHKVSSRGLEVDPAKVEVISKLPPPINVKGVRSFLGHAGFYRRFVKDFSKIAKPLSNLLNQGTCFNFDESCVQAFNDLKDRMAIALVIVAPDWTNPFELMCDASDYAIGAVLGQRKGKIFHVIHYVSKVLNDAQVNYATTEKELLAIVYALEKFRSYLIGSKVIGKDGILRRCVTEEEAQQILWHCHNAPSGGHFNGWRTATKVLQSGFFWPTIFKDAHHHAKNCDKCQRVGGISKRDEMPLQTIIEVEVFDCWGIDFMGPFLPSFANEYILVAVDYVSKWVEAITTPRADAKTVLKFLNRNIFTRFGMPRVIISDGGSHFVNEQVAKVLDKYHINHKIATPYHPQTNRQAEISNRAIKNILEKTVSESRKDWSVRIDDALWAYRTAYKAPTGASPFQMVYGKACHLPVEVEHKALWALRFFNRDDSLAYKKRKNQIHELEEFRYLAYESNKMYKENMKQYHDKRIKKKEFKVGDLVLLFNSRLKLFPGKLKSKWSGPFVVKEVKSYGAITIEDSKTKESWTVNGERLKNYLGGEFDREACTISLLST, encoded by the exons atgaaagaggtagtTAGGAAAGAGGTGATCAAACTTCTAGAAGCAGGtatgatttacccaatttctgatagtgcatgggtgagtccagtacaTGTTGTaccaaagaagggaggcatgacgGTGATCCGTAATGACAAGAATGAACTCATACCAACAAGAACAGTAACCGGGTGGAGAATGTGCATCGATTATCGTAGACTCAACAAAGCTACAAGGAAAGATCATTTTCCCctaccattcatggatcaaatgcttgagaggTTATCGGGGCAGAATTACTATTGCTTTTTAGATGGGTattccgggtataatcagattgTGGTGAACCCAGAAGATCATGAGAAGACAGCTTTTACCTGTCCATTTGGAATTTTCGCGTATCGacggatgccatttggattatgtaATGCTCCAGCTACCTTCCAATGGTGTATGCAAGCCATATTCTCCGACCTCATTGAAAAACGtattgaagtattcatggatgatttctCCGTATTTGGAAAAACTTTTGAGATATGCTTGAATAATTTGGATGTGGCACTTGGAAGATGTATTGAAACCAATTTGATATTAAATTGGgagaaatgccatttcatggtgacTGAAGGGATTGTACTCAGACACAAAGTATCTTCTAGAGGACTTGAAGTGGACCCagccaaggtggaggtaatcTCAAAACTCCCACCTCCAATAAATGTCAAAGGAGTAAGAAGTTTTTTAGGTCACGCAGGATTCTATAGAAGATTTGTaaaagatttttcaaagattGCCAAGCCATTGAGTAATTTACTCAACCAAGGTacatgttttaattttgatgaatcttgtgttCAAGCTTTCAATGACCTAAAAGACCGGATGGCCATCGCACTTGTAATCGTAGCACCCGATTGGACAAACCCctttgaactaatgtgtgatgctagcgattaTGCCATTGGTGCAGTATTAGGCCAACGAAAAGGAAAGAtatttcatgtcatacactatgtAAGTAAGGTGTTAAATGATGCTCAAGTCAACTACGCcaccacagaaaaagaattgCTAGCCATAGTATATGCCCTTGAAAAGTTtagatcctatctcattgggtcGAAAGTG ataggtaaggatggcATTTTAAGAAGATGTGTTACGGAAGAAGAAGCACAACAAATTTTGTGGCACTGTCATAATGCACCTAGCGGTGGGCACTTCAACGGATGGAGGACGGCAacaaaagttctccaatccggATTTTTCTGGCCTACTATTTTCAAAGACGCTCACCATCATGCAAAGAATTGTGACAAATGTCAAAGAGTTGGAGGGATAAGTAAACGTGATGAGATGCCGCTTCAAACCATTattgaagtagaagtttttgattgttggggcatagATTTCATGGGGCCCTTTCTTCCATCCTTTGCTAATGAATATATTCTAGTTGCAGTGGATTATGtctccaagtgggtagaagccatCACTACACCAAGAGCGGATGCCAAAACGgtgctaaaatttttaaatcgaaacatattcacacgttttggcatgcctCGAGTGATTataagcgatggtggatctcacTTCGTTAATGAGCAGGTAGCTAAAGTGCTGGATAAGTATCATATCAACCATAAGATAGCAACACCATATCACCCCCAAACCAACAGGCAGGCAGAGATCTCAAACAGAGCAATCAAGAATATTTTGGAGAAGACTGTATCAGAATCCCGAAAAGACTGGTCGGTAAGAATTGATGATGCCTTGTGGGCCTATAGGACAGCATACAAAGCACCAACTGGTGCATCTCCATTTCAAATGGTTTACGGTAAAGCATGCCACCTCCCGGTTGAGGTGGAACACAAGGCATTGTGGGCCTTGAGATTCTTCAACAGAGATGATAGCTTGGCttataagaaaagaaagaatCAAATCCATGAGCTTGAAgaattcaggtacctagcatatgaATCCAATAAGATGTACAAAGAAAATATGAAGCAGTATCACGACAAGAGAATcaagaagaaagagttcaaaGTGGGAGACCTTGTTCTACTATTCAACTCGAGACTCAAGCTTTTCCCAGGGAAACTAAAGTCTAAATGGTCAGGACCGTTCGTAGTCAAGGAAGTTAAATCATATGGCGCTATTACTATTGAGGATAGTAAGACTAAAGAAAGCTGGACAGTTAATGGAGAACGGTTAAAGAACTACCTTGGGGGAGAATTTGATAGAGAAGCATGCACAATCTCACTTTTGAGCACATAA